In Aminobacterium sp. MB27-C1, a single genomic region encodes these proteins:
- the larA gene encoding nickel-dependent lactate racemase → MYSYTMKYGKGNIDFSIPQKNLLGIIDSEPIESIGSEEEIIVQALENPIGSPKLGELVKPGETVCIIVSDITRAWQRMWVYLPFIVKELRNAGIRDEDILFLSSTGTHREQTQEEHALLLGEELSKTFEVVDHKCLDHDDMVHIGTTSYGTPVKVNKRALECDHIIVTGAIIYHFMAGWGGGRKGILPGISSYETVMANHALALDPVPGNGRNMNSRPGNFENNLMHLDMMEAAAMVKPTFMFNVIPGNDGKIGFAVAGDWEKAFYEGAKIVDKKDGVVISELGDLVIATAGGYPKDINFYQTSKTIFNAMEAVPQGGSIIVLSACNEGYGNDEVQFMLQKFPNTAEREKEVRREFTIAKYVGYTIGYVAENWDFYLVSEMSPTEFEGTGITVVKSLDEALNQVYDKHGNQLKTWFMPHGANTLPKLKK, encoded by the coding sequence ATGTATTCGTATACCATGAAATACGGAAAGGGGAACATCGATTTTTCTATCCCGCAGAAAAATCTTCTGGGGATTATCGATAGCGAACCAATCGAAAGTATCGGTTCTGAAGAGGAAATCATCGTTCAGGCTCTTGAAAATCCTATTGGATCTCCAAAACTTGGCGAACTCGTAAAACCTGGAGAGACAGTATGTATTATTGTTTCTGACATTACACGGGCTTGGCAGCGAATGTGGGTATATTTGCCCTTTATAGTCAAAGAACTTCGTAATGCAGGCATTCGCGACGAAGACATACTTTTTTTGAGCTCTACGGGAACTCATCGGGAACAAACTCAGGAGGAACACGCTCTTTTACTTGGCGAGGAACTTTCGAAAACGTTCGAGGTTGTCGATCATAAATGTCTAGATCATGACGATATGGTTCATATTGGAACGACTTCCTACGGGACTCCTGTAAAGGTGAATAAAAGGGCTCTAGAATGCGATCATATCATTGTTACTGGTGCCATTATTTATCACTTTATGGCTGGATGGGGAGGCGGTCGAAAAGGAATTTTACCCGGAATTTCTTCTTATGAAACCGTTATGGCCAATCACGCTTTGGCGTTAGATCCTGTTCCTGGTAATGGCCGAAATATGAACAGCAGACCAGGGAATTTTGAAAACAACCTTATGCATCTTGATATGATGGAAGCAGCGGCAATGGTCAAGCCAACGTTTATGTTTAACGTTATTCCTGGTAACGATGGAAAGATAGGTTTCGCCGTGGCCGGAGATTGGGAAAAAGCTTTCTACGAAGGGGCTAAGATTGTAGATAAGAAAGATGGCGTCGTTATTTCAGAATTGGGAGACCTTGTTATAGCGACAGCTGGTGGATATCCCAAAGATATCAACTTTTACCAGACATCGAAAACTATTTTTAATGCCATGGAAGCGGTTCCTCAAGGGGGATCTATTATCGTATTAAGTGCGTGCAATGAAGGATATGGTAACGATGAAGTCCAATTCATGCTCCAGAAGTTTCCAAATACAGCGGAACGAGAAAAGGAAGTTCGTCGAGAATTTACTATTGCCAAATATGTTGGCTACACCATTGGTTATGTTGCTGAAAATTGGGATTTCTATTTGGTTTCAGAAATGTCGCCTACAGAATTTGAAGGTACAGGTATTACTGTGGTTAAAAGCCTTGATGAAGCTCTTAACCAGGTTTATGATAAGCATGGTAATCAACTTAAGACATGGTTTATGCCTCACGGAGCAAATACCCTGCCAAAACTAAAAAAATAA
- a CDS encoding arginine deiminase family protein: MKIQVNSEIGKLRAVIMQPPGKGIERCTPLNIGSLAWDSVPSPHKAAEEHKKWVAAVESFGAKVYLFEDLLRKVLSISTVKKDLVSQIVQTEHQFITTQTMEVLEEYLLDLSASKLVDQLFFGMTKEELNKATGEVSLVDLVDNKNEWCLFPMSNVLYSRDPAAILGNGIVYGNMFNRDRIKEPYCIQAIFKNHPDFKKLSFKTWYGESPDDTTPVEGGNVHCYSRNVFIIGINERTHPVSIEKIAQRTMADGEITDVLALMFENPRLSSTDSIGLSVHVDMFLNMIDHDAFLFFPYIEKKITVLHITRGKQGHLRVKRESSLFGAIKKVLNLDGIRIIKVGGDESEAVAFAEQRAGSGGNTFNLEPGKVCIWDRNIATIKALEKGGIDVVAVEADELVKGGGGPRCSTMPLWRDDI; this comes from the coding sequence ATGAAAATTCAGGTCAACTCAGAAATTGGTAAGCTACGCGCAGTTATTATGCAACCCCCCGGGAAAGGCATTGAAAGATGCACTCCTCTTAATATTGGTTCCCTTGCATGGGACTCTGTACCAAGCCCGCACAAAGCGGCAGAAGAACACAAGAAATGGGTAGCTGCTGTAGAAAGCTTTGGAGCAAAGGTATACCTTTTTGAAGATCTTTTACGCAAAGTACTCTCTATATCAACAGTAAAAAAAGACCTTGTATCTCAAATAGTACAAACGGAACACCAGTTTATTACGACACAAACAATGGAGGTACTCGAAGAATACCTTCTAGATCTCTCTGCTTCCAAACTTGTAGACCAACTTTTTTTTGGGATGACAAAGGAAGAGCTCAACAAAGCCACAGGAGAAGTTTCTCTTGTTGACCTGGTAGATAATAAAAATGAGTGGTGTCTTTTCCCGATGTCAAACGTGCTCTATTCCCGAGATCCTGCTGCCATATTAGGAAATGGAATAGTGTATGGGAATATGTTTAACCGAGACCGTATCAAAGAACCATATTGTATTCAGGCTATCTTCAAAAATCACCCTGATTTTAAAAAATTGAGTTTTAAGACATGGTATGGAGAAAGCCCCGACGATACAACACCTGTAGAAGGAGGAAACGTACATTGTTACAGCCGTAATGTCTTTATTATCGGTATTAACGAAAGAACACATCCTGTTTCTATAGAAAAAATTGCTCAACGGACAATGGCTGATGGAGAAATAACAGATGTGCTTGCTCTCATGTTTGAAAATCCAAGATTAAGCTCCACCGATTCTATCGGTCTTTCTGTTCATGTTGATATGTTCTTAAATATGATAGATCATGACGCGTTTCTTTTCTTCCCATATATAGAAAAGAAAATTACAGTGCTTCACATAACTCGAGGAAAGCAGGGACATCTTCGAGTCAAACGTGAAAGTTCACTTTTCGGAGCTATTAAAAAAGTATTGAATCTTGATGGAATACGCATTATAAAAGTAGGCGGAGATGAAAGTGAAGCCGTTGCTTTTGCAGAACAACGCGCCGGCTCAGGCGGAAATACTTTCAATCTTGAACCAGGAAAGGTCTGTATCTGGGATCGCAATATCGCCACTATAAAGGCATTGGAAAAAGGTGGCATTGATGTAGTCGCTGTAGAAGCTGACGAGCTTGTGAAAGGCGGCGGCGGACCTCGATGTTCTACTATGCCTCTATGGAGAGATGATATATAA
- a CDS encoding amidohydrolase, whose amino-acid sequence MNQEQLKKEVCKAIDKRSEEVVRIAQEILNNPELGFKEKHTASIVTHFFNSLKLPVKSNVAQTGVIASLEGKEKGPNVALMGELDAVSTYGSPYANPDTGAAHTCGHHLQVAIMLAVAAAFVDANIQNSIAGTLTFMGVPAEEYVELDWRLSQVKEGKLHFLGGKQEMVYQGIFDDVQMAIITHALGNMPEAALGVCNGSNGFVGKTIHYIGKAAHAAATPHEGINALNAAMLGLMGVHALRETFRDEDHIRVHPIITKGGDTVNNVPADVRLEAYVRGRTPESIEDAHKKVDRALRAGGDAVGAKTEIQTIPGYLPLSCSSEMNDIFLDNSRQLISSDKVSNIGDFAASTDMGDISQLIPSIHAFMGGVDGTLHTPDYRVADYNAAVILPAKAVAMTIIDLMTNGAEKAEGIIERFKPSFTIEEYIKQQESYWNCQ is encoded by the coding sequence ATGAATCAAGAGCAGCTAAAGAAAGAAGTATGTAAGGCTATCGATAAAAGGTCAGAAGAAGTTGTTCGTATAGCTCAAGAAATTCTCAATAATCCTGAGTTGGGTTTTAAAGAGAAGCATACGGCCTCTATTGTAACTCACTTTTTTAATTCGCTGAAACTTCCGGTCAAAAGTAATGTCGCTCAGACGGGAGTTATTGCGTCATTAGAAGGAAAGGAAAAGGGACCGAATGTCGCTCTTATGGGAGAGCTCGATGCTGTCTCCACATATGGAAGTCCTTACGCCAACCCTGATACGGGCGCTGCTCATACCTGCGGACATCACTTGCAGGTAGCCATTATGCTTGCTGTTGCAGCTGCCTTTGTCGATGCTAATATCCAAAATTCTATAGCAGGAACGCTTACGTTTATGGGGGTTCCTGCAGAGGAGTATGTGGAGCTTGATTGGCGTCTCTCTCAGGTGAAAGAGGGGAAACTCCATTTCCTTGGTGGAAAGCAAGAAATGGTCTATCAAGGAATTTTTGATGACGTCCAAATGGCAATTATCACTCATGCTCTTGGAAATATGCCAGAAGCAGCGTTAGGCGTATGTAACGGATCGAACGGTTTTGTAGGAAAAACGATTCACTATATAGGGAAAGCGGCACATGCTGCGGCAACTCCCCATGAAGGAATCAACGCTCTTAATGCAGCCATGTTGGGATTAATGGGGGTACATGCTCTACGTGAAACATTCCGTGACGAGGATCATATCAGAGTACATCCCATCATTACCAAAGGTGGCGATACTGTAAACAATGTTCCTGCAGATGTTCGTCTTGAAGCTTATGTTCGAGGAAGAACTCCTGAGAGTATTGAAGACGCTCACAAAAAAGTAGACAGAGCCCTTCGAGCTGGAGGTGACGCCGTTGGCGCAAAAACAGAAATTCAGACCATCCCGGGATATCTTCCACTATCCTGTTCTTCCGAAATGAACGATATCTTTTTAGATAATTCGAGGCAGCTGATCTCGTCAGACAAGGTTTCTAATATAGGAGACTTTGCAGCATCTACTGATATGGGAGATATTTCTCAACTTATACCTTCCATACATGCCTTTATGGGAGGAGTAGACGGCACTCTCCATACGCCAGACTACAGAGTTGCCGATTATAACGCTGCCGTAATACTTCCTGCCAAAGCCGTTGCCATGACGATCATCGATTTAATGACAAATGGGGCGGAAAAAGCGGAGGGCATAATAGAACGTTTCAAGCCTTCTTTTACTATTGAAGAGTATATAAAACAACAAGAATCCTATTGGAATTGTCAATAA
- a CDS encoding cupin domain-containing protein, with the protein MIIRSSQIEDLESHPLFGVLDGVSSRSINPDDFYEESAFHEINWVEMEPRSLIPEHEHEGCEEIKIIVYGIGIYSEDKQKERVGAGDVILTEKGLKHSLENIGNYPLVYIAISSKCMK; encoded by the coding sequence ATGATTATTCGATCGAGCCAGATAGAAGATCTTGAAAGCCACCCCCTTTTTGGGGTTCTTGACGGGGTATCGAGTCGCTCTATTAACCCAGATGATTTTTATGAAGAGAGTGCTTTTCACGAAATTAACTGGGTTGAAATGGAACCGCGGTCTCTCATTCCAGAACATGAGCATGAGGGATGCGAAGAAATAAAAATAATAGTCTATGGCATAGGAATATATTCGGAAGACAAACAAAAAGAGCGCGTTGGCGCTGGGGATGTAATCCTAACGGAAAAAGGCTTAAAACATTCCCTTGAAAATATAGGGAATTACCCGTTGGTTTATATAGCTATTTCTTCGAAGTGTATGAAGTGA
- a CDS encoding universal stress protein, with product MKKALVAIDQSQNSQFLISYAFRFAEKNSIERLDFIHVVTRIDLSIPGYVDYPPHYNEESIRQSFLNMIEKGMRESGVTATPFEFVLSTGTPYEEIIKMAEKNRYELILIGHRGLSNLERFFIGSVAAKVVRHAPCTVLVHLPRETEEAAQT from the coding sequence ATGAAAAAAGCTTTGGTAGCGATTGACCAGAGTCAAAATAGTCAGTTTCTTATTAGTTACGCCTTTCGTTTTGCAGAGAAAAATAGTATAGAGCGCTTGGATTTTATTCATGTTGTAACTCGGATCGATCTTTCTATTCCAGGTTATGTAGACTATCCGCCCCACTATAATGAGGAATCTATTCGTCAGTCATTCCTCAATATGATTGAGAAAGGGATGAGAGAGTCTGGAGTTACAGCTACGCCCTTTGAGTTCGTATTATCGACGGGGACACCTTATGAAGAAATCATCAAGATGGCCGAGAAAAACAGATATGAGCTAATTCTTATTGGACATCGTGGACTTAGTAATCTTGAACGTTTCTTTATCGGTAGCGTTGCGGCTAAAGTTGTTCGCCATGCCCCATGCACAGTTCTCGTGCATCTGCCGAGAGAAACGGAGGAAGCTGCACAAACATGA
- a CDS encoding DUF3100 domain-containing protein gives MRNVKNYIIAIILIVIAERMGIKVLQFGPGKVVLLPMLYALVLGGLLGPKFFKTLNNKDMNDATPFISWGLMILMAEYGTFVGPSIPKIIQAGPALLLQELGNLGTVLFAVPIAVLLGLKRETIGASHSIAREGNLALIADVYGMDGPEGRGVMGVYLTGTLLGTIIFSLMASLSIAFLPLHPKALAMASGVGSSSMMAAASGTLKAIFPNMGDELLALGATSNMLTSLDGMYISLFVALPFAEWLYRKMYYVRYGVLLEKKHILTSTNDSENGASSKKGLKGLGKELAVAFPGLLIMGCMALIGNRVGFSHSIITAFPGMLIFVFIAMAGIIVARLIPGKIPSVAFMVLIGCILTIPGVPTADFIFNFTKHVNFLSMTTPILAFMGLAVGKDLDSFKKTGWRLVVVSVFVFMGTYFGSAMIAHIILKVIGQI, from the coding sequence ATGAGAAACGTCAAAAATTACATTATCGCAATAATCCTCATTGTCATTGCTGAACGTATGGGCATAAAAGTATTACAGTTTGGCCCAGGGAAAGTAGTTCTTCTCCCAATGTTATATGCACTTGTTTTAGGTGGGCTCCTTGGGCCTAAGTTTTTTAAAACTCTTAACAACAAAGATATGAACGATGCAACGCCTTTTATTAGCTGGGGGCTTATGATTCTCATGGCTGAGTATGGTACTTTTGTGGGGCCAAGCATTCCTAAAATTATTCAGGCTGGTCCCGCTCTGCTTTTACAGGAGTTAGGTAATTTAGGAACAGTGTTATTTGCTGTTCCCATTGCAGTGCTCTTAGGTTTGAAAAGAGAAACAATAGGCGCTTCGCACTCTATAGCGAGAGAAGGAAACCTTGCCCTTATCGCTGATGTTTATGGCATGGATGGTCCTGAAGGTAGGGGTGTCATGGGCGTATATCTTACAGGAACATTACTTGGAACCATAATATTCAGTCTCATGGCCTCTCTTTCTATTGCCTTTCTTCCTCTTCATCCCAAAGCTTTAGCTATGGCTTCTGGAGTAGGTAGCAGCAGTATGATGGCCGCTGCGTCTGGAACGCTCAAAGCGATATTCCCTAACATGGGAGACGAACTTCTCGCTCTTGGCGCTACCAGCAATATGTTGACAAGCCTTGATGGAATGTATATTTCACTCTTCGTTGCATTGCCCTTTGCAGAGTGGCTCTATAGAAAGATGTACTACGTTCGTTACGGGGTGTTGCTCGAAAAAAAGCACATATTGACGTCTACTAACGATAGTGAAAACGGGGCATCTTCTAAAAAAGGACTGAAAGGATTAGGCAAAGAACTCGCAGTTGCATTCCCTGGTTTGCTCATTATGGGGTGTATGGCTCTTATAGGAAATAGAGTAGGTTTTTCTCATTCAATTATCACGGCATTCCCTGGAATGTTGATTTTTGTCTTTATTGCTATGGCAGGTATTATCGTTGCTCGCCTTATTCCCGGGAAAATTCCTAGTGTAGCCTTCATGGTGCTCATTGGTTGCATCTTGACGATTCCTGGAGTTCCTACCGCTGATTTTATCTTCAACTTCACCAAACATGTTAACTTTCTTTCGATGACAACGCCAATTCTTGCTTTTATGGGACTCGCTGTTGGCAAAGATCTGGATTCCTTTAAGAAGACTGGTTGGAGATTAGTTGTCGTCAGTGTTTTTGTGTTTATGGGAACATACTTTGGCTCAGCCATGATCGCTCATATTATTTTAAAGGTGATAGGACAAATTTAA
- a CDS encoding L-lactate permease, with translation MNFLLALLPIAIIVVGMAGFNYPSKVVAPISWIVALFFGNVVFKTPLMNLAQTSWNGFLDGVRIVWLIFAAFTLLIVMVDSTAMDSIKRGLSKVTRDKRLMVLFLAIPFGTFLEGAAGAGAPAALAAPFLVGLGMNPVIAAAACLIGNSCPVSWGGAGVTTVVGSGAAGLDFVPVSVMTGKMMSLGYILLPILIIGFVFGKKAFRGIWKDVLVMGFVMGSINFTMSNVFIPVTELTSLIGGMAGTFVFGAYLWLRKNASVPQEYAFSSPDNDETLQNPRFSFLRSLLPYFILSILLVVVRLSFSLKTLVSFGGGYTVWVGCVVLTSAFLASILLGYSKFFLASALKAFKRVIPALISMGLLLAMVNCMKLSGQISTLAVTFATIGSLFYPAVAVLIGQIGSFVTGTNLGSNLMFNPLHVEAAKNLSINVLPVVAAQNTGGAIGNMICPNNVVAVCACVAILGREGEVMRKTLLPSICFLFFFGFLAMVYTYVIFPA, from the coding sequence GTTGTTTTTAAAACGCCTCTTATGAATTTGGCGCAGACGAGTTGGAATGGTTTTTTGGACGGAGTTCGTATTGTATGGCTTATTTTTGCCGCCTTTACTCTTCTCATCGTTATGGTGGATTCAACGGCTATGGATTCCATAAAACGTGGTCTTTCAAAGGTTACAAGAGATAAAAGACTTATGGTCTTATTTTTAGCTATTCCCTTCGGAACCTTTCTTGAAGGAGCGGCAGGAGCAGGGGCTCCAGCTGCGTTGGCGGCTCCTTTTCTCGTTGGACTTGGTATGAACCCTGTCATTGCTGCGGCAGCCTGTCTTATCGGGAATTCATGTCCTGTAAGCTGGGGTGGAGCTGGTGTAACCACCGTTGTCGGATCTGGTGCGGCCGGCCTTGATTTCGTGCCAGTTTCCGTTATGACTGGTAAAATGATGTCGTTGGGATATATATTGCTCCCAATCCTGATCATTGGTTTTGTTTTTGGGAAAAAGGCTTTTAGAGGCATATGGAAAGACGTACTTGTTATGGGATTTGTTATGGGGAGCATAAACTTTACGATGAGCAACGTCTTTATTCCCGTTACAGAACTCACAAGCCTAATCGGTGGAATGGCAGGAACTTTTGTCTTTGGAGCGTATCTTTGGCTTCGAAAAAATGCTTCAGTTCCACAAGAATATGCGTTCTCTTCTCCAGACAACGATGAAACGTTACAAAATCCTCGTTTTAGTTTTCTTCGGTCTTTGTTGCCATACTTTATCTTAAGTATTTTGCTTGTAGTTGTACGGCTTTCTTTCTCATTAAAAACTCTCGTATCCTTCGGAGGCGGGTACACAGTTTGGGTGGGCTGTGTTGTTTTAACAAGCGCTTTCTTAGCATCTATACTATTGGGATACAGTAAGTTTTTCTTGGCATCTGCTCTTAAAGCTTTTAAGCGGGTAATCCCTGCTCTCATTTCAATGGGCTTGCTTTTGGCCATGGTCAATTGCATGAAACTTTCTGGGCAAATCAGCACTCTTGCTGTGACTTTTGCTACGATTGGCAGTTTGTTCTACCCTGCAGTTGCCGTACTTATCGGTCAAATAGGAAGTTTTGTTACAGGAACAAACCTCGGGTCAAATCTTATGTTTAATCCGTTGCATGTGGAAGCTGCAAAAAATCTTTCCATAAATGTGTTGCCTGTTGTAGCAGCTCAAAACACAGGTGGAGCTATTGGAAACATGATATGCCCAAATAACGTGGTGGCAGTGTGTGCATGTGTGGCTATATTGGGAAGGGAAGGAGAAGTTATGCGAAAAACACTTCTTCCATCTATCTGCTTTCTCTTTTTCTTTGGTTTCTTAGCCATGGTGTACACCTACGTAATTTTTCCTGCATGA
- a CDS encoding DUF342 domain-containing protein — protein MDLRSVNLDSLVEQIKNYLSNLEDQPFEVVEAQDASYCIRITPDMLKVYLDLYPPLGSGLPLNPEDVVNALQQEGIPINSYDMIYERIKKCNESDICYENDLLIAEGTPPTPPTPGKIEFLKPIERVRRYDEDDPAAIDWKKLWELPTVDEGEEFALISPPHSGTHGIDIYGREIPPEPVEVLRYSLLDGVRGEIDDSGIIHVFATRSGQPFFDGVNFDVLPILNIPGNVDLQTGDIDFKGSIVIQGIINEGFSVRCSGDLVICNGIYNGRINSLGQCIVRNGIVGENCVVRAKGIVQAGYVEYATVISAEDIEIAGYSLFSTLKAKNKIIVKGKRYRGIIGGTAHAGSGIDTISVGSVMEPYTYLQVGVDPILVEERERKDKKIEELLWFRNRIEQAILSFTSNDTSFDIENLSEKERQKLFMLIRQMKRLEETAEQLKVSVAEISKVLDSERQHNPRIKVRNVIYPNVTIGIWESVFKIQKIDSYCSFFYNRQRREVVRGSY, from the coding sequence ATGGACTTGAGATCCGTGAATCTGGATTCTCTCGTTGAACAAATAAAAAACTATCTCTCAAATCTTGAAGATCAACCCTTTGAAGTTGTTGAGGCTCAAGATGCGAGTTATTGTATTCGTATAACTCCAGATATGTTGAAAGTCTACCTCGATTTATATCCCCCTTTAGGGAGTGGTTTACCTCTGAATCCCGAGGATGTTGTTAATGCATTACAGCAAGAAGGGATCCCGATTAATTCATACGATATGATTTATGAGCGTATAAAAAAATGCAACGAATCTGATATATGTTATGAAAACGACCTTCTCATTGCGGAAGGAACCCCTCCAACACCACCAACTCCAGGTAAGATAGAATTCCTTAAACCTATAGAAAGAGTACGACGCTACGATGAAGATGATCCTGCTGCGATAGATTGGAAAAAGCTCTGGGAGCTCCCAACTGTTGATGAAGGTGAGGAATTTGCACTAATTTCTCCTCCACATAGCGGAACTCACGGTATTGATATATATGGAAGAGAAATTCCACCAGAACCAGTAGAAGTGCTTCGATATTCCCTTCTTGATGGAGTGAGGGGAGAGATTGATGATAGCGGTATAATTCATGTTTTCGCTACTCGAAGTGGGCAACCATTCTTTGATGGTGTTAATTTTGATGTTCTACCTATTTTGAATATACCTGGGAATGTGGATTTGCAGACTGGCGATATTGATTTTAAAGGGTCAATTGTAATACAGGGAATCATTAATGAGGGATTTAGTGTCCGTTGTTCAGGGGATCTTGTGATCTGTAACGGAATTTATAACGGACGTATTAATTCACTTGGACAGTGTATTGTCAGGAATGGAATTGTAGGTGAGAATTGCGTCGTTCGCGCTAAAGGTATAGTCCAGGCTGGCTATGTTGAGTATGCGACTGTTATTTCTGCGGAAGATATAGAAATTGCAGGTTATTCTCTTTTTTCGACTCTTAAAGCAAAGAATAAAATCATAGTAAAGGGTAAACGTTATCGTGGAATAATAGGAGGTACTGCCCACGCAGGGAGTGGCATAGATACAATTTCCGTGGGGTCTGTTATGGAGCCATATACCTATCTTCAGGTGGGAGTAGATCCTATTCTGGTAGAAGAACGAGAACGGAAAGATAAAAAGATAGAGGAGCTTTTATGGTTTAGAAATAGAATTGAACAGGCAATTTTATCTTTTACGTCGAATGATACCTCATTTGATATAGAAAATTTGTCTGAAAAAGAACGTCAAAAGCTTTTCATGCTCATACGGCAGATGAAAAGACTAGAGGAAACAGCAGAACAATTAAAAGTTTCAGTAGCAGAAATAAGTAAGGTACTGGATAGCGAAAGACAACATAATCCGCGTATCAAAGTTAGAAATGTAATTTACCCCAATGTAACAATTGGCATTTGGGAATCAGTTTTTAAAATCCAAAAAATAGATTCTTACTGTTCATTCTTTTATAACCGCCAACGTCGTGAAGTTGTTCGGGGAAGTTACTAA